Genomic segment of Limnohabitans sp. INBF002:
GCCATCGCTGGGGGTGGTGGCATTCACAAACCAGTTGAATGCAGCGTGCTGCTGCACAGCTGTGTAAAGGTGTACATCGTCCAAGATGACCACACGCCAAGCGTCATTGAAAGCAGTCGGCTCAGCTACCGTGGCATCCATCCAGCCCACGGGGCAGCCTTGGTCACGCAAACTGGCTTGCGCGGCGCGCAGCAAATGGGTTTTGCCGCTGCCGCCCTCGCCCCACACATACGTGGGCACGGGCGAGCGTTTGTCGTTGCCCACCCACAGTTGCAAATGCTGCAAGGCAGCAAGGTTTGGACCTGCGAAAAAGTTTTTGAGTGTTGGGCCGGGGGCCAAACCAATGTCGAGCGCGATTTGCTTCATCTGCACTCAAATACCACGGTACAAGGCGCTGGCTTGGTATTGCGCACGCAAGCGGCGAATGGCCACCAGCAACACCGCGCTGGCTGGCA
This window contains:
- the hda gene encoding DnaA regulatory inactivator Hda; amino-acid sequence: MKQIALDIGLAPGPTLKNFFAGPNLAALQHLQLWVGNDKRSPVPTYVWGEGGSGKTHLLRAAQASLRDQGCPVGWMDATVAEPTAFNDAWRVVILDDVHLYTAVQQHAAFNWFVNATTPSDGQQRWVLAAGNVPPSDLALREDLRTRLGWGHIFQLQVLSETERRAVLRQQADDRGVFLSDEVMDFMLNRFSRDLSSLIQLLDQLDGYALQTQRAITIPLIKAMLEAM